From Camelina sativa cultivar DH55 chromosome 20, Cs, whole genome shotgun sequence, the proteins below share one genomic window:
- the LOC104770019 gene encoding NAC domain-containing protein 86-like — MAPVSLPPGFRFHPTDEELITYYLKRKINGREIELEIIPEVDLYKCEPWDLPGKSLLPSKDQEWYFFSPRDRKYPNGSRTNRATKGGYWKATGKDRRVSCRDHAIGTKKTLVYYRGRAPHGIRTGWVMHEYRLDETECEPTAFGMQDAYALCRVFKKIVIEAKPRDQHHQQQQHQPYVHTGSNLSGNSSFDVCSDLEISSNTHQGLPYSNSTDTQPRFGNANSIGVHDDWSQFLSQDMPSSFSGYGPYITQSKVNTALECEMLQHQMSLPPLRVENSQVQAIDFSNRLMNQNSGQSGFDDFTFAPSNSSQFYNNNNVDDHLRNIGNLDEQLLDAGNSTWMRMSNENLNQSFIEEEEILPSFERNDQDLECYGGSRTNTINNIDIDDFFSFENDDNSNTTLNSSGVELIEEEETIVDHKMLISTPQTTEILYYQVVPSQILKIHISPRVQRSEERAAVVLLMEEDKKDSWFQKAENVAKMRLKQISLVAKRYYKSFTIIF; from the exons ATGGCTCCAGTCTCATTGCCTCCAGGTTTTAGGTTCCATCCAACAGACGAAGAACTAATCACCTACTATCTCAAGAGAAAGATCAACGGTCGAGAGATCGAGCTAGAGATCATCCCTGAAGTAGACCTCTACAAGTGCGAACCATGGGACTTGCCAg GGAAGTCATTGCTTCCGAGCAAAGACCAAGAATGGTACTTCTTCAGCCCACGGGACAGAAAGTACCCCAATGGCTCAAGGACGAACCGAGCAACAAAAGGCGGTTATTGGAAAGCCACGGGCAAAGACCGACGGGTGAGCTGCAGAGACCACGCCATtggaaccaagaaaacattagtTTATTACCGTGGACGCGCCCCACATGGTATTAGAACCGGTTGGGTCATGCATGAATATCGCCTCGATGAAACCGAATGCGAGCCTACTGCATTCGGCATGCAG GACGCATATGCACTTTGTCGtgtgtttaaaaaaatagtgattGAAGCGAAACCAAGGGATCAacatcatcagcagcagcagcatcaacCTTACGTCCACACGGGCTCGAATCTAAGTGGTAACTCGAGTTTTGACGTTTGTTCAGATCTTGAAATAAGTTCAAATACACATCAAGGTCTGCCTTATAGTAACTCTACCGATACCCAACCTCGATTCGGAAACGCAAACTCAATCGGTGTTCATGATGATTGGTCGCAGTTCTTGTCACAAGACATGCCTTCAAGCTTTTCAGGTTATGGACCATACATCACTCAGTCAAAG GTGAACACAGCATTGGAATGTGAGATGTTGCAACATCAAATGTCATTGCCACCATTGCGAGTAGAAAACTCGCAGGTTCAAGCCATCGATTTCTCCAATAGACTGATGAACCAAAACAGCGGTCAAAGCGGTTTCGACGACTTTACTTTTGCTCCAAGTAACTCCAGCCAGTtctataacaacaacaacgtcGATGATCATTTGAGAAACATTGGAAATCTCGATGAACAATTGCTCGATGCCGGAAATTCGACATGGATGAGAATGTCTAACGAGAATTTAAATCAG AGctttatagaagaagaagagattttgcCAAGTTTCGAGCGTAATGATCAAGATCTTGAATGTTATG GTGGATCTCGGACCAATACAATCAACAACATCGATATCGATGATTTTTTCTCGTTTGAGAACGACGACAACTCAAACACAACCCTAAATTCGTCAGGAGTCGAgttgattgaagaagaagaaactatagTAGATCATAAAATGCTCATTTCTACACCGCAAACGACGGAGATATTATATTACCAAGTCGTACCGTCGCAGATATTGAAAATTCACATAAGCCCGCGGGTTCAAAGAAGTGAGGAGAGAGCAGCAGTAGTACTGTTAATGGAAGAAGACAAGAAGGATTCTTGGTTCCAGAAGGCTGAAAATGTTGCTAAGATGAGATTGAAGCAGATTAGTTTAGTTGCAAAACGTTACTACAAATCTTTTACCattattttctga
- the LOC104770021 gene encoding tetratricopeptide repeat protein 27 homolog — translation MVDGEVEILRGYELRLLRCTVSLPQSDLPLESQPGTHPHETLISSLLSSIEAGDYLGALASDATKLILGDSEFELVDTVDSAERFYSELLDKVESFVVNDSSDEIDKARRAVLVMCLAIASAFWFTCCNLTGSTEGSAKCSVPFRVSESKDLVEWENWAKIQLMSVGSDLLGKFSNLQHLVFARLLLLKLKDLLFATTATETFEVRSISWWLVRVLLIHQRVLHEQSSSLFEMLQVYMAEALDHFGALEKVKSYWTTKLLEDEASSITSTIHLEACVLQYIYGRIDPSRLQLEAAKSAAGIEFSVSGALGFRTIHQVDPKAQMVLIANTSSSNGDVRLASEKADVGPYEAWGGDAPEVYMTPKLVNNESEAGKESVPLKPVEQALILAQCLLIERGSRHDEMQRWDMAPYIEAIDSQKSTYFVLRCFCDLLRVRWESTRGRTKGRALEMMDKLVGAINKTDPGVSNRVPLCYAVHLPTIPALRKEYGELLVSCGLVGEAITIFESLELWDNLIHCYCLLGKKSAAVDLINARLLERPNDPRLWCSLGDVTINDSCYEKALEVSNDKSVRAKRGLARSAYNRGDFEKSKMLWEAAMALNSLYPDGWFALGAAALKARDVQKALDAFTFAVQLDPDNGEAWNNIACLHMIKKRSKESFIAFKEALKFKRDSWQMWENFSHVAMDVGNIDQAFEAIQQILKMSNNKRIDVVLLDRIMTELENRNSACKSSPSSCIEIEGSSYESTETQPCAATPAETQRHLELLGKIIQQICKTESTSQIWGLYARWSRIKGDLMVCSEALLKQVRSYQGSEVWKDKERFKKFARASLELCRVYMEISASTGSKRELFSAEMHLKNTIKQATESFSDTEELKELESCLEEVRNVMQKKSEEETRNTKT, via the exons ATGGTCGACGGCGAAGTCGAAATCCTTCGCGGCTACGAGCTCCGTCTCCTCCGTTGCACCGTATCTTTACCACAGTCAGATCTTCCTCTCGAATCCCAACCCGGAACCCATCCACACGAGACTCTTATAAGCTCCCTTCTGTCTTCAATCGAGGCTGGAGACTATCTTGGAGCTTTAGCCTCCGACGCTACTAAGCTAATACTCGGAGATTCTGAGTTCGAACTGGTTGATACGGTTGATTCCGCCGAGAGATTTTACTCTGAGCTTCTCGATAAGGTTGAATCGTTCGTGGTGAACGATTCTTCTGATGAAATCGATAAAGCTCGCCGTGCTGTTCTGGTGATGTGCTTAGCAATCGCATCTGCGTTTTGGTTTACTTGTTGCAATTTGACTGG GTCGACGGAAGGATCAGCAAAATGTTCAGTACCGTTTAGAGTATCAGAAAGTAAGGATTTGGTTGAATGGGAGAATTGGGCTAAGATTCAGCTCATGTCTGTTGGTTCTGACTTGCTCGGGAAGTTCTCTAATCTCCAG CATTTAGTTTTTGCTAGATTGCTGCTGTTAAAGTTGAAAGATTTGTTGTTTGCGACAACTGCAACTGAAACTTTTGAAGTTAGGAGTATTTCATGGTGGCTTGTCAGAGTTTTACTTATTCATCAAAGAGTTCTACACGAGcaatcttcatctttgtttgagATGTTGCAAGTTTACATGGCCGAAGCTCTAGACCATTTTGGTGCACTCGAAAAAGTTAAAAGCTATTGGACTACCAAGTTGCTAGAAGATGAAGCTTCATCCATCACGTCAACCATCCATCTGGAAGCATGTGTActgcaatatatatatggaagaaTTGATCCTTCTCG GTTGCAGCTTGAAGCTGCTAAATCAGCAGCAGGGATCGAGTTTTCTGTTTCTGGGGCTCTTGGTTTCCGTACTATTCACCAA GTAGATCCAAAGGCACAGATGGTATTGATAGCCAATACTAGCTCATCAAATGGAGACGTGAGGTTGGCCTCCGAGAAAGCTGATGTTGGACCTTATGAAGCTTGGGGAGGTGATGCACCTGAAGTATATATGACTCCCAAACTAGTGAACAACGAGAGTGAAGCTGGAAAAGAGTCTGTGCCCTTAAAACCAGTTGAACAGGCATTGATTTTGGCTCAGTGCCTTCTAATTGAAAGGGGTAGTCGGCACGATGAGATGCAAA GATGGGATATGGCTCCATATATTGAGGCAATTGATTCTCAAAAGTCAACATATTTTGTT CTACGGTGTTTCTGTGACTTATTACGTGTTCGATGGGAATCAACTCGAGGTCGTACAAAGGGACGCGCCCTGGAAATGATGGATAAATTG GTTGGAGCTATTAACAAGACCGATCCTGGAGTATCAAATCGGGTCCCTTTATGCTATGCAGTCCATCTTCCTACTATTCCTGCGTTGAGAAA GGAATACGGTGAGCTTCTGGTGAGTTGCGGTTTGGTTGGGGAAGCAATCACAATATTTGAGAGCCTGGAATTGTGGGATAATCTAATACACTGCTACTG CCTCCTGGGAAAGAAATCAGCAGCTGTAGATCTCATCAATGCACGGCTTCTGGAACGGCCAAATGACCCAAGATTATG GTGTTCACTGGGTGATGTTACGATTAATGATTCCTGTTATGAAAAAGCCCTGGAAGTTTCAAATGATAAGTCAGTTCGTGCTAAG CGGGGTCTTGCTCGCAGCGCATACAATCGGGGTGATTTTGAGAAGTCGAAGATGCTGTG GGAGGCTGCAATGGCCTTAAATTCTCTGTACCCTGATGGTTGGTTTGCTCTTGGTGCTGCTGCGTTGAAG GCCAGGGATGTTCAGAAAGCACTGGATGCATTCACTTTTGCTGTTCAACTTGATCCCGACAATGGAGAGGCTTGGAACAACATTGCTTGTCT GCATATGATAAAGAAAAGGAGCAAAGAATCATTCATCGCGTTCAAAGAGGCGCTTAAATTCAA GCGAGATAGCTGGCAGATGTGGGAGAATTTCAGTCATGTAGCTATGGATGTGGGAAATATTGATCAG GCCTTTGAAGCTATACAACAGATACTGAAAATGAGCAATAACAAGAGGATTGATGTTGTTTTATTGGACCGTATAATGACAGAGTTAGAAAATAGGAATTCAGCATGTAAGTCATCACCATCTTCATGTATTGAAATCGAAGGTTCTTCATATGAATCGACGGAAACACAACCGTGTGCTGCAACACCAGCTGAAACTCAACGCCACCTAGAGTTACTTGGGAAAATTATTCAGCAG ATTTGCAAAACAGAAAGTACATCTCAAATCTGGGGATTATATGCAAGATGGAGTAGAATCAAAGGAGATCTTATGGTATGCAGCGAGGCACTGTTAAAACAAGTGCGATCATATCAG GGATCAGAAGTGTGGAAAGACAAAGAGCGTTTCAAGAAGTTTGCAAGAGCATCATTGGAACTTTGTAGAGTGTACATGGAGATCTCAGCTTCCACAGGAAGCAAACGAGAACTGTTTAGTGCGGAGATGCATTTGAAGAACacaatcaaacaa GCTACAGAGAGCTTCTCGGACACTGAAGAATTAAAGGAACTTGAAAGTTGCCTTGAGGAGGTGAGAAATGTAATGCagaagaagagtgaagaagagactagaaatacaaaaacatga
- the LOC104770020 gene encoding tetratricopeptide repeat protein 27 homolog: MVDGEIETLRGHELRLIRCTVSLPPLDPPLETLAGTHPHDSLIGSLLSSIEAGDYLGALSSDATRLILGDSELDLVDSVDSAERVYSEILEKVESFVVNDSSDEFDKARRAVLVMCLAIASTLWFTRCNLTGSTEGTTKCSVPFKVSETKELVEWENWAKIQLMSAGSDLLGKFSNLQHLVFARMLLLKLKDLLFATTATETFEVRSISWWLVRVLLIHQRVLHEQSSSLFEMLQVYMAEALDHFGALEKVKSYWSTKLVEDEASSITSTIHLEACALQFIYRRIDPSRLQLESAKSAAGIEFSVTGALGFRTIHQIDAKAQMVLIAKTSSSNGDVRLASEKADVGPYKAFEIEPPAVYMTPNFANNESEAGKDSVPLKPVEQALILAQCLLIERGSRHDEMQGWDMAPYIEAIDAQKSTYFALRCFCDLLRVRWESTRSRTKGRALEMMDKLVGAINKSDPGVSNRIPLCYAVLLPTIPALRKEYGELLVSCGLVGEAITIFESLEMWDDLIHCYCLLGKKSAAVDLINARLRERPNDPKLWCTLGDVTFNDSCYEKALEVSNDKSVRAKRALAHNAYSRRDFKKSKILWEAAMAVNSLYPDGWFYLGKAAIKVPDVEKALDAFTFAVQLDPDNWRAWNNIACLLKIKGKIKESFIAYKEVLKLNRNNWELWKIFSHVAMDVGNTDQAFEAMQQLMRLTKNKWIDAVLLDRMMTELENRNLSCKSSMSLTEIDASTKTEQLYIELFGTIIQQVVKVESTPENWELYARWSRIKGNLTACSEALLKKVRSYQGSEVWNDKERFKKFARASLELCRVYMEISASTGSKRELLSAEMHLKSTIKQATVSFSDTEELKELESCLGEVRNVMQKKSEEET, translated from the exons ATGGTAGACGGCGAAATTGAAACCCTTCGCGGTCACGAGCTCCGTCTCATCCGTTGCACCGTCTCTTTACCACCGTTAGATCCTCCTCTCGAAACCCTAGCCGGAACCCATCCGCACGACTCTCTCATAGGCTCCCTTCTGTCTTCAATCGAGGCTGGAGACTATCTCGGAGCTTTATCCTCCGACGCTACTAGGTTAATACTCGGAGATTCCGAGTTGGACCTTGTCGACTCGGTTGATTCCGCCGAGCGAGTTTACTCGGAGATCCTCGAAAAGGTCGAATCGTTCGTGGTGAACGATTCTTCTGATGAATTCGACAAGGCTCGCCGTGCTGTTCTCGTGATGTGCTTAGCTATCGCGTCTACTTTGTGGTTCACTCGGTGCAACTTGACCGG GTCTACAGAAGGAACAACAAAATGTTCAGTACCGTTTAAAGTATCAGAAACTAAGGAGTTAGTTGAATGGGAGAATTGGGCTAAGATTCAGCTCATGTCTGCTGGTTCTGACTTGCTTGGGAAGTTTTCTAATCTCCAG CATTTAGTTTTTGCGAGAATGCTGCTGTTAAAGTTGAAAGATTTGTTGTTTGCGACAACTGCAACTGAAACTTTTGAAGTTAGGAGTATTTCATGGTGGCTTGTCAGAGTTTTACTTATTCATCAAAGAGTTCTACACGAGcaatcttcatctttgtttgagATGTTGCAAGTTTACATGGCCGAAGCTCTAGACCATTTTGGTGCATTGGAAAAAGTGAAAAGCTATTGGTCTACCAAGTTGGTAGAAGATGAAGCTTCATCCATCACGTCAACCATCCATCTGGAAGCATGTGCACTGCAGTTTATATATAGAAGGATTGACCCTTCTCG GTTGCAGCTCGAATCTGCTAAATCAGCAGCAGGGATCGAGTTCTCTGTTACCGGGGCTCTTGGATTTCGTACTATACACCAA ATAGATGCAAAGGCACAGATGGTATTGATAGCCAAGACTAGCTCATCCAATGGGGACGTTAGGTTGGCCTCTGAGAAAGCTGATGTTGGACCTTATAAAGCTTTCGAAATTGAACCACCTGCAGTATATATGACTCCCAACTTTGCCAACAACGAGAGTGAAGCTGGCAAAGATTCTGTGCCCTTGAAACCTGTTGAACAGGCATTGATTTTGGCTCAGTGCCTTCTAATTGAAAGGGGTAGTCGGCACGATGAGATGCAAG GGTGGGATATGGCTCCATATATTGAGGCAATTGATGCTCAAAAATCAACATATTTTGCT CTACGGTGTTTCTGTGACTTATTACGTGTTCGATGGGAATCAACTCGAAGCCGTACAAAGGGACGCGCCCTGGAGATGATGGATAAGCTG GTTGGAGCTATTAACAAGAGCGATCCTGGAGTATCAAATCGGATCCCTTTATGCTATGCAGTCCTTCTTCCTACTATTCCTGCTTTGAGAAA GGAATACGGTGAGCTTCTGGTGAGTTGCGGTTTGGTTGGGGAAGCAATCACAATATTTGAGAGCCTGGAAATGTGGGATGATCTAATACACTGCTACTG CCTCCTGGGAAAGAAATCAGCAGCTGTAGATCTCATCAATGCACGGCTTCGTGAACGGCCAAATGACCCGAAATTATG GTGTACACTGGGTGATGTTACTTTCAATGATTCCTGTTATGAAAAAGCCTTGGAAGTTTCAAATGATAAGTCAGTTCGTGCTAAG CGGGCTCTTGCTCACAACGCATACAGTCGGCGTGATTTTAAGAAGTCAAAGATACTGTG GGAGGCTGCAATGGCCGTAAATTCTCTGTATCCAGATGGTTGGTTTTATCTTGGTAAGGCGGCGATTAAG GTCCCTGATGTTGAGAAAGCACTGGATGCATTCACTTTTGCTGTTCAACTTGATCCTGACAACTGGAGGGCTTGGAACAACATTGCTTGTCT GCTTAAAATAAAGGGAAAGATCAAAGAATCTTTCATTGCATACAAAGAAGTGCTTAAATTAAA CCGAAACAACTGGGAGCTGTGGAAGATTTTCAGCCATGTAGCTATGGATGTGGGAAATACTGATCAG GCCTTTGAAGCTATGCAACAGTTAATGAGATTGACCAAAAACAAGTGGATTGACGCTGTTTTATTGGACCGCATGATGACAGAATTGGAAAATAGGAATTTATCATGCAAGTCATCAATGTCATTGACTGAAATCGATGCTTCAACAAAGACTGAACAACTCTACATAGAGTTGTTTGGGACAATTATTCAGCAG GTTGTCAAAGTAGAAAGTACACCTGAAAACTGGGAATTATATGCAAGATGGAGTAGAATCAAAGGAAATCTTACGGCATGCAGCGAGGCACTATTAAAAAAAGTGCGATCATATCAG GGATCAGAAGTGTGGAATGACAAAGAGCGTTTCAAGAAGTTTGCAAGAGCGTCACTGGAACTTTGTAGAGTGTACATGGAGATCTCAGCTTCCACAGGAAGCAAACGAGAACTGTTGAGTGCGGAGATGCATTTGAAGAGCACAATCAAACAA GCTACAGTGAGTTTCTCGGACACTGAAGAATTAAAGGAACTTGAAAGTTGCCTTGGGGAGGTGAGAAATGTAATGCagaagaagagtgaagaagagacttaa
- the LOC104770022 gene encoding autophagy protein 5, with protein sequence MANEAVKYVWEGAIPLQIHLHKSDVASHPAPPPALVLAPRIGYLPLLIPLIKPYFKDSLPPGEDSIWFDYKGVPLKWYIPTGVLFDLLCAEPERPWNLTVHFRGYPSNILIPCEGEDSVKWNFVNSLKEAQYIINGNCKNVMNMSQSDQEDLWTSVMNGDLDAYTKLSPKLKMATIEDDFSRKASLSSPQSRQGVTETDVAGQVKTARIPVRLYVRSINQDFKNLEDVPEIDTWDDISYLNRPVEFLREEGKCFTLRNAIESLLPEFIGDRAQTSGEERSRDDDNTEEADGLLREMGEIKLARIQGIEMKLEIPFSWVVNNLMNPEFYLHISVLVKAPQR encoded by the exons atggCGAATGAAGCGGTCAAGTATGTATGGGAAGGAGCAATTCCTCTGCAGATTCATCTCCACAAATCCGACGTTGCTTCTCACCCTGCTCCTCCTCCTGCTCTT GTGTTAGCACCAAGAATAGGATATTTGCCGCTGTTGATTCCTCTTATAAAGCCTTATTTCAAGGATTCACTTCCTCCTGGTGAAGATTCAATCTGGTTCGATTACAAAGGAGTTCCTTTAAAATG GTATATACCAACAGGCGTTCTTTTCGATCTCCTATGCGCAGAACCAGAACGACCTTGGAATCTCacg GTACACTTTAGAGGATATCCTAGCAACATACTGATACCCTGTGAAGGAGAAGATTCTGTAAAATGGAACTTTGTTAATTCTTTAAAAGAG GCACAGTACATCATCAATGGAAATTGCAAGAATGTTATGAATATGTCTCAGAGTGATCAAGAGGATCTATGGACCTCTGTCATGAATG GTGATCTTGATGCCTACACGAAATTATCACCCAAGCTTAAAATGGCAACTATCGAAGATGATTTTTCAAGAAAAGCAAGCTTGTCATCTCCACAATCTCGACAAGGTGTGACTGagacggatgttgctggacaagTTAAGACAG CAAGAATTCCTGTTCGGTTATATGTTCGGAGTATAAATCAAGATTTCAAGAATCTTGAAGATGTACCTGAGATCGATACATGGGATGACATCTCCTACCTAAATCGCCCTGTTGAGTTCCTCAGAGAAGAAG GGAAATGCTTTACCTTACGCAACGCCATTGAAAGTCTCCTCCCAGAGTTCATTGGAGACAGAGCTCAAACgagtggagaagaaagaagcagGGATGATGATAATACAGAAGAAGCAGATGGGTTGCTGCGGGAGATGGGTGAAATCAAATTGGCAAGGATCCAAGGGATAGAAATGAAACTAGAGATACCGTTTTCGTGGGTGGTAAATAACTTGATGAACCCAGAATTCTATCTCCATATCTCTGTTCTTGTGAAAGCTCCTCAAAGGTGA
- the LOC104770024 gene encoding protein REVEILLE 1-like, translating into MASSPLTANVQSAKAPLRNRVEEETADKQIQFNDKSFGGNDYAPKIRKPYTITKERERWTDEEHKKFVEALKLYGRAWRRIEEHVGSKTAVQIRSHAQKFFSKVAREATGGDGSSVEPIVIPPPRPKRKPAHPYPRKLGNEADGTSRSVSPSERDNRSPTSVLSTVGSEALGSLDSSSPNRSLSPVSSASPPATLTTTANAPEEHETLKLELFPRERLLNTESSVKEPTKQSLIKLFGKTVLVSDSGMSSSLTTSTYCKSPIQPLPRKLSSSKTLPIIKNGQEELSSCWIQVPLKQEDVENRCLDSGKAVQNEGSSTGSNSGSVDDTGHTDKTSEPETMVCQWEFKPSERSAFSELRRANSESNARGFGPYKKRKMMIEEEEQEKQEIHLHL; encoded by the exons ATGGCGTCGTCTCCGTTGACTGCGAATGTTCAG AGTGCCAAAGCTCCTTTGAGGAATAGAGTTGAGGAGGAAACTGCAGACAAGCAGATTCAATTCAATGACAAAAGTTTTGGTGGAAACGACTATGCACCCaag ATACGGAAACCATATAcgataacaaaagaaagagagaggtggacagatgaagaacacaagaaGTTTGTTGAAGCCTTGAAATTATACGGACGAGCATGGAGAAGAATTGAag AACATGTGGGCTCAAAGACTGCAGTTCAGATTCGAAGCCATGCTCAGAAGTTTTTCTCTAAG GTTGCTCGAGAAGCAACTGGAGGTGATGGGAGCTCAGTGGAGCCAATTGTGATACCACCTCCTCGTCCCAAGAGAAAACCAGCGCATCCTTACCCACGTAAGCTTGGGAACGAAGCAGATGGAACAAGTAGATCAGTTTCTCCCTCAGAACGAGACAACCGATCTCCAACCTCTGTGTTGTCTACTGTTGGATCAGAAGCCTTGGGTTCCCTTGATTCAAGTTCACCAAATCGAAGCTTGTCCCCAGTTTCTTCTGCATCACCACCAGCTACTCTTACAACTACTGCAAATGCACCTGAAGAGCATGAGACTCTG AAGCTGGAGTTGTTTCCTAGAGAGAGACTCTTAAACACAGAGAGCTCAGTCAAGGAACCAACGAAACAAAGCCTTATTAAACTCTTTGGGAAGACAGTTTTGGTATCTGATTCAGGCATGTCCTCTTCTCTGACAACTTCAACTTATTGTAAATCCCCAATTCAGCCATTACCACGGAAACTCTCATCATCCAAAACATTACCCATAATAAAAAACGGACAAGAAGAGCTCTCGAGCTGCTGGATACAAGTACCTCTTAAGCAAGAAGATGTGGAGAATAGATGTTTAGATTCAGGAAAGGCTGTACAAAACGAAGGATCATCGACTGGATCAAACTCTGGTTCGGTAGATGATACAGGACACACGGACAAGACCTCAGAACCCGAAACAATGGTATGTCAATGGGAGTTTAAACCTAGCGAGAGGTCTGCATTTTCTGAGCTGAGAAGAGCAAACTCAGAGTCAAATGCAAGAGGATTTGGTCCgtacaagaagagaaagatgatgatagaagaagaggaacaagaaaaacaagagattcaTCTCCACTTATAA
- the LOC104770025 gene encoding UTP--glucose-1-phosphate uridylyltransferase 1-like, producing MASATEKLPQLKSAVDGLTEMSANEKSGFINLVSRYLSGEAQHIEWSKIQTPTDEIVVPYDKMANVSQDASETKYLLDKLVVLKLNGGLGTTMGCTGPKSVIEVRDGLTFLDLIVIQIENLNNKYGCKVPLVLMNSFNTHDDTQKIVEKYTNSNVDIHTFNQSKYPRVVADEFVPWPSKGKTDKDGWYPPGHGDVFPSLMNSGKLDAFLSQGKEYVFVANSDNLGAIVDLKILKHLIQNKNEYCMEVTPKTLADVKGGTLISYEGKVQLLEIAQVPDEHVNEFKSIEKFKIFNTNNLWVNLKAIKKLVEADALKMEIIPNPKEVDGVKVLQLETAAGAAIRFFDNAIGVNVPRSRFLPVKATSDLLLVQSDLYTLVDGFVTRNKARTNPTNPAIELGPEFKKVASFLSRFKSIPSIVELDSLKVSGDVSFGSSVVLKGKVSVKANSGTTLEIPDNAALENKDINGPKDL from the exons ATGGCCTCCGCAACCGAGAAGCTCCCGCAGCTCAAATCCGCCGTTGATGGACTTACTGAGATGAG tgcCAATGAGAAGAGCGGATTCATCAACCTCGTTTCACGTTACCTCAG CGGTGAGGCTCAGCACATTGAATGGAGCAAGATCCAGACACCTACTGATGAGATTGTTGTTCCTTATGATAAAATGGCTAACGTCTCTCAAG ATGCTTCCGAGACCAAATATTTGTTGGACAAGCTTGTTGTGCTTAAGCTTAATGGAGGTTTGGGAACGACAATGGGATGCACTGGTCCAAA ATCGGTTATCGAAGTTCGTGATGGTTTGACATTTCTTGACCTGATTGTTATCCAGATTGAG AATCTCAACAACAAGTATGGCTGCAAGGTTCCTTTGGTTCTTATGAACTCATTCAATACACATGATGACACACAAAAG ATTGTGGAAAAATACACCAACTCAAATGTTGATATTCACACTTTTAATCAG AGCAAGTATCCTCGTGTTGTTGCTGATGAGTTTGTGCCGTGGCCTAGCAAAGGAAAGACTGACAAGGATGGATG GTATCCACCTGGTCACGGCGATGTATTCCCGTCCCTCATGAACAGTGGCAAGCTTGATGCTTTCTTATCACAG GGTAAGGAGTATGTGTTCGTAGCCAACTCAGACAACTTGGGCGCTATTGTTGACTTAA AAATCTTGAAGCACCTGATCCAGAACAAAAATGAGTACTGTATGGAGGTTACACCCAAAACCCTAGCTGATGTAAAGGGAGGAACTCTCATCTCTTATGAAGGAAAAGTTCAG CTTTTGGAGATTGCTCAGGTTCCTGATGAACAT GTAAATGAATTCAAATCAATTGAGAAATTCAAGATTTTCAACACAAATAACCT TTGGGTTAACTTGAAAGCAATCAAAAAGCTTGTGGAAGCTGATGCACTTAAAATGGAGATCATCCCAAACCCAAAG GAAGTTGATGGAGTCAAAGTTCTTCAACTGGAAACTGCAGCTGGTGCTGCGATAAGG TTTTTTGATAATGCAATTGGTGTGAATGTACCTCGCTCACGGTTCTTGCCAGTGAAGGCAACTTCAGACTTGCTTCTTGTTCAG TCGGATCTGTACACACTCGTCGATGGCTTTGTCACAAGAAACAAAGCTAGGACAAACCCCACAAACCCAGCTATTGAATTGGGACCCGAATTTAAAAAG GTCGCGAGCTTCCTTAGCCGGTTCAAGTCCATCCCAAGTATAGTTGAGCTTGATAGCCTTAAGGTCTCGGGTGATGTCTCGTTTGGCTCTAGCGTTGTTCTTAAGGGCAAAGTGTCAGTAAAGGCAAACTCCGGGACTACACTTGAAATCCCTGACAATGCCGCGCTCGAGAATAAG GACATCAATGGTCCAAAGGATCtgtga